From a region of the Triticum aestivum cultivar Chinese Spring chromosome 7D, IWGSC CS RefSeq v2.1, whole genome shotgun sequence genome:
- the LOC123164406 gene encoding berberine bridge enzyme-like Cyn d 4 has product MATLRGRGLALAFLASLLLAAVPSMASSDDFLQCVRDKIPGELVYTQCSSSFAGVLVNYIKNAKFVNTTAKPLCIVTPTDASHVQAAIRCGRGHGVRLRVRSGGHDYEGLSYRSARQEVFGLLDLAALRAVSVDEAASTAWVESGATIGELYYAVAKNNPRLAFPSGECPTIGVGGHFSGGGIGMMMRKYGLSIDRVVDAKLVNANGDLLDRAGMGEDLFWAIRGGGGGNFGVVLSWKVQLVPVPATVTVFNIAKTLEQGAIDILTKWQDVAPALPSELTITVMVTGQQAVFRALYLGECGSLASTMRDRFPELNMTSADCQPMTWLQSAALSFFSFTNSKPVEDVLLPRPASPTTFSKGKSDYVRRAIPKAVWKEIYASWFTMKGAGVIVLEPHGGFMCGVPEDATPYPHRRGVLYVIQYIAYWMSADGGPAATSWLDGFYGFMAHHVTKHPREAYVNFRDLDIGQNALEDDFGAAENARFWGQRYFLSNYEKLAKVKAAVDPTNYFRNEQSIPPMANQPRE; this is encoded by the coding sequence ATGGCTACGCTCAGAGGCAGAGGCCTGGCGCTCGCGTTCCTCGCGAGCCTCCTCCTCGCCGCAGTTCCTTCCATGGCCTCCTCCGACGACTTCCTCCAGTGCGTGCGGGACAAGATCCCCGGCGAGCTGGTGTACACGCAGTGCTCCAGCAGCTTCGCCGGCGTGCTGGTCAACTACATCAAGAACGCCAAGTTCGTCAACACCACGGCCAAGCCGCTGTGCATCGTCACGCCCACCGACGCGTCGCACGTGCAGGCCGCCATCCGGTGCGGCCGCGGCCACGGCGTGCGCCTCCGCGTGCGCAGCGGCGGGCACGACTACGAGGGCCTGTCGTACCGGTCGGCGCGGCAGGAGGTGTTCGGCCTGCTCGACCTCGCGGCGCTCCGGGCCGTCAGCGTCGACGAGGCGGCGTCCACGGCGTGGGTCGAGTCCGGCGCCACCATCGGGGAGCTCTACTACGCCGTCGCCAAGAACAACCCCCGCCTCGCGTTCCCGTCCGGCGAGTGCCCCACCATCGGCGTGGGCGGCCACTTCAGCGGTGGAGGGATTGGCATGATGATGCGCAAGTACGGGCTCTCCATCGACAGGGTGGTGGACGCCAAGCTGGTGAACGCCAACGGGGATCTCCTCGACAGGGCCGGCATGGGGGAGGACCTGTTCTGGGccatccgcggcggcggcggcggcaacttcGGCGTGGTGCTCTCGTGGAAGGTGCAGCTGGTGCCAGTCCCGGCCACGGTGACAGTGTTCAACATCGCCAAGACGCTGGAGCAGGGCGCCATCGACATCCTCACGAAATGGCAGGACGTGGCGCCGGCGCTCCCCAGCGAGCTCACGATCACGGTGATGGTGACGGGGCAGCAGGCCGTGTTCCGGGCGCTGTACCTCGGCGAGTGCGGCTCGCTCGCCTCGACGATGCGCGACCGCTTCCCGGAGCTGAACATGACGAGCGCCGACTGCCAGCCCATGACGTGGCTGCAGTCGGCGGCGCTGTCCTTCTTCAGCTTCACCAACAGCAAGCCGGTGGAGGACGTGCTCCTGCCGAGACCCGCCAGCCCGACCACCTTCAGCAAGGGCAAGTCCGACTACGTCCGGCGCGCCATCCCCAAGGCGGTGTGGAAGGAGATCTACGCCAGCTGGTTCACGATGAAGGGCGCCGGGGTGATCGTGCTGGAGCCGCACGGCGGGTTCATGTGCGGCGTGCCCGAGGACGCCACCCCGTACCCGCACCGGCGCGGGGTGCTGTACGTGATCCAGTACATCGCGTACTGGATGAGCGCCgacggcgggccggcggcgacgaGCTGGCTGGACGGGTTCTACGGGTTCATGGCGCACCACGTGACGAAGCACCCGAGGGAGGCGTACGTCAACTTCCGGGACCTGGACATCGGGCAGAACGCGCTGGAGGACGACTTCGGCGCCGCCGAGAACGCCAGGTTCTGGGGCCAGCGCTACTTCCTCAGCAACTACGAGAAGCTCGCCAAGGTGAAGGCCGCCGTTGATCCCACCAACTACTTCAGGAACGAGCAGAGCATCCCGCCCATGGCCAACCAGCCACGCGAGTGA